One Kiritimatiellia bacterium DNA window includes the following coding sequences:
- a CDS encoding CopG family transcriptional regulator, producing MSVAVKRATVYFDPSLHRVLRLKSAETSRSVSEIVNEAVSTALHEDLDDLEIFAKRAHEPTISFESALKELKRNGKI from the coding sequence ATGAGCGTCGCAGTTAAACGAGCAACGGTGTACTTCGACCCATCGCTTCATCGCGTGTTGCGGCTGAAATCTGCCGAGACCTCTCGCAGCGTATCCGAAATAGTTAACGAAGCTGTATCCACGGCTCTTCACGAGGATCTCGACGATCTAGAGATCTTCGCAAAAAGAGCACATGAACCCACCATTTCGTTCGAATCCGCCCTAAAGGAGCTGAAACGAAATGGGAAAATATAG